In Rheinheimera sp. MM224, one DNA window encodes the following:
- a CDS encoding ABC transporter permease translates to MTSPLFSRTITVFALLLAVPVLVVLGSLLTPQPELWAHLLDTVLADYVTNSLLLALGVGVLSAGIGTLMAWTVARYQFVGRTVVQWLLLLPMAIPAYIMAYSYTGLLDFAGPVQSQLRLWFGWSYGDYYFPEIRSLPGAILMLSLVLYPYVYMLARTAFRQQSGSLLEASRTLGFTPRQHFWKVALPVARPAILTGAALAMMEAFADYGTVQYFGVTTFTTGIFRTWFGMGNQVGAAQLSALLCSFVLLLLYLEQWSRRKLKFYQQGQKQQEPTRQPVQGLAGFGMLLLCLVPVLSGFLLPALQLLGWALERVEQLFSPDFIQLLINSFSLAALTAVVTASLALCFAYAKRLSGHWSLVLPVRIAAMGYALPGTVIAIGVMLPLAALDNSIDLWAEQQFGVRTGLLLSGTLVALVLAYTVRFIAVALHSVEAGLMNITPSMDNAARSLGESPVGVLKRVHLPLLRASVLSALLLVFVDVLKELPATLLLRPFNFNTLSVRSYELASDERLADAALPALAIVLIGLIPVILLSRALDRSNRGAT, encoded by the coding sequence TTGACCAGCCCGTTATTTAGCCGGACTATCACTGTGTTCGCTTTGCTATTGGCAGTGCCTGTGCTGGTGGTGCTTGGCTCTTTATTAACGCCTCAGCCTGAATTATGGGCGCATTTGCTGGATACTGTGCTGGCCGATTATGTCACTAACTCTTTGTTATTGGCTTTAGGTGTAGGTGTGTTAAGTGCTGGCATTGGCACTTTAATGGCCTGGACTGTGGCACGTTATCAGTTTGTTGGCAGAACTGTGGTGCAGTGGTTATTGCTGCTGCCTATGGCGATTCCGGCTTATATCATGGCGTACAGTTATACCGGCTTGCTGGATTTTGCCGGACCAGTGCAAAGCCAGTTGCGGCTTTGGTTTGGCTGGTCGTACGGCGATTATTATTTCCCTGAAATCCGTTCTTTGCCCGGCGCTATACTGATGTTGTCGCTGGTGCTTTACCCTTATGTTTATATGTTGGCACGCACAGCCTTTCGCCAACAGTCAGGTTCCTTACTCGAAGCCAGCCGCACTTTAGGTTTCACACCGCGTCAGCATTTCTGGAAAGTGGCATTGCCTGTAGCCCGTCCTGCGATTTTGACAGGGGCGGCATTGGCGATGATGGAAGCTTTTGCCGACTACGGCACTGTGCAGTATTTTGGTGTCACCACTTTTACCACTGGTATTTTCCGCACCTGGTTTGGCATGGGCAATCAGGTTGGGGCTGCGCAACTGTCGGCACTTTTGTGTAGTTTTGTGTTGTTGCTGCTTTATCTGGAGCAATGGTCCAGACGCAAACTGAAGTTTTATCAGCAAGGCCAAAAGCAGCAGGAACCGACCCGACAGCCTGTGCAGGGGCTGGCCGGATTTGGCATGTTACTGCTTTGTTTAGTGCCAGTGCTGTCAGGTTTTCTGTTGCCTGCTTTGCAGCTGCTGGGCTGGGCTTTGGAACGTGTTGAACAGCTATTCTCGCCAGATTTTATTCAGCTTTTAATCAATAGCTTTTCCCTGGCTGCTTTAACAGCTGTGGTCACCGCCAGTCTGGCTTTATGTTTTGCTTATGCCAAACGCTTATCCGGCCATTGGTCTTTGGTTTTGCCTGTGCGTATAGCCGCTATGGGCTACGCCTTACCTGGCACAGTGATCGCCATAGGCGTGATGTTACCGCTGGCCGCTTTGGATAACTCGATAGATTTATGGGCCGAGCAGCAGTTTGGTGTTCGCACTGGTTTGTTATTGTCCGGCACTTTAGTAGCGCTGGTGCTGGCTTATACGGTACGGTTTATCGCTGTGGCTTTGCATAGTGTCGAAGCCGGTCTGATGAACATTACGCCTTCAATGGATAACGCCGCCCGTAGCTTAGGCGAAAGCCCGGTTGGGGTGCTCAAGCGGGTGCACTTGCCTCTGCTTCGGGCTTCAGTGCTGAGCGCTTTATTACTGGTGTTTGTGGATGTGCTCAAAGAGTTACCTGCCACTTTATTGCTGCGGCCTTTTAACTTTAATACCTTATCGGTACGCAGTTACGAGCTGGCGTCAGATGAGCGGCTGGCCGATGCAGCTTTGCCTGCACTTGCCATAGTACTGATAGGTTTAATTCCGGTGATCCTGTTGTCCCGAGCTTTGGATCGTTCTAACAGAGGAGCAACTTAG
- a CDS encoding GntP family permease, translating to MLSLFGLLAGLVLLIVLTMRGVNLFILAPLCALFVALFNGIPFWLADNPANFVQGYMSGFAGFVSSWFLMFLLGALFGKLMEHTGAADAVALAIVKRIGKQRAVLAVVLACAVLTYGGVSIFVVAFSAYPMAVSLFKDANLPRRFIPAALGLGSVTFTMTSAGSPEIQNWIPIQYLGTSPYAGWEVSIIVAIFMAIVGYCWLMKMIKTAMAKGEFFEGREADPVVGDKALPHPMMGILPLLVVLLLSYLLHDSMQQAALIVALTGGVTTLYLLNRKFLTSLGQTLDQGATGALIAIGNTAAVVGFGSVAKLTPAFAAVVDTMTHLPGSELIGAAVAVSVIAGLTGSASGGQAIALPEIAPVYLERGVDAEQLHRVVAISSGALDSLPHNGYVVTTIRAICGESHQNAYWPVAAVTVVVPTLGVMLAIFLFQWL from the coding sequence ATGCTGAGTTTATTTGGTCTGTTAGCGGGGCTGGTGTTACTGATAGTGCTGACCATGCGCGGGGTAAACCTATTTATTCTTGCGCCACTCTGCGCTTTATTTGTGGCTTTGTTTAACGGCATCCCATTTTGGCTGGCCGATAATCCTGCCAATTTTGTCCAGGGTTATATGTCGGGTTTTGCCGGTTTTGTTTCCAGCTGGTTTTTAATGTTTTTATTAGGCGCGCTTTTTGGCAAGCTGATGGAGCATACAGGCGCAGCCGATGCTGTGGCACTTGCCATAGTCAAACGTATCGGCAAACAACGCGCTGTACTGGCGGTTGTGCTGGCCTGTGCTGTATTGACTTATGGTGGTGTCAGCATTTTTGTCGTGGCCTTTTCCGCTTACCCTATGGCAGTTAGCTTATTTAAAGACGCCAACCTGCCGCGGCGTTTTATTCCGGCCGCCTTAGGTTTAGGTTCTGTTACTTTTACTATGACTTCAGCAGGTTCGCCTGAAATTCAAAACTGGATCCCTATTCAATACCTCGGCACCAGCCCTTATGCGGGCTGGGAAGTCAGCATCATAGTGGCGATTTTTATGGCCATCGTCGGTTATTGCTGGTTAATGAAGATGATTAAAACTGCGATGGCCAAAGGCGAATTTTTTGAAGGCCGTGAAGCGGATCCAGTAGTTGGCGACAAAGCCTTGCCTCATCCTATGATGGGTATTTTGCCTTTGCTGGTGGTGCTGCTGTTGTCGTATTTATTACATGACTCCATGCAACAAGCCGCCTTAATAGTGGCGCTGACGGGTGGTGTCACCACTTTGTATTTACTTAATCGCAAGTTCTTAACCTCTTTGGGCCAAACCCTGGATCAAGGCGCCACAGGGGCATTAATTGCTATAGGCAATACAGCTGCTGTGGTCGGTTTTGGTTCAGTCGCCAAGCTGACACCAGCTTTTGCTGCTGTGGTCGATACCATGACGCATTTACCTGGCTCTGAGCTGATAGGCGCTGCTGTGGCTGTTAGTGTGATTGCGGGTTTAACAGGTTCAGCCTCAGGCGGTCAGGCCATAGCCCTGCCTGAGATAGCACCAGTCTATTTAGAACGTGGTGTAGATGCAGAGCAGTTACATCGTGTGGTCGCTATCTCATCCGGCGCTTTAGACTCATTGCCGCACAACGGTTATGTGGTCACTACTATTCGTGCTATCTGTGGTGAAAGCCATCAAAATGCTTATTGGCCTGTTGCTGCGGTGACAGTGGTTGTGCCGACTTTGGGTGTGATGCTGGCTATTTTCCTGTTTCAATGGTTGTGA
- a CDS encoding ASCH domain-containing protein, giving the protein MHRSVKLMWDTYLAHQSQLSQFPTDAPPAWYFCDNETDANECAQLVLNGTKRATSPSLWFFETSGEALPRIGDLNIVTDWSGKAICIIRTTNVQILPLNEVTEVHARIEGEGDGSLDWWHKAHWDYYHHELQGTGYEPRPEMPIVFQEFERIFPAGAA; this is encoded by the coding sequence ATGCACCGATCAGTAAAGCTTATGTGGGACACCTACCTTGCGCATCAATCTCAGCTATCACAGTTCCCCACTGATGCACCGCCAGCCTGGTATTTCTGCGACAACGAGACGGATGCTAATGAGTGTGCTCAGCTAGTATTGAACGGCACAAAGCGCGCAACATCACCGTCATTGTGGTTTTTTGAGACCAGCGGAGAGGCTTTGCCGCGTATAGGCGATCTGAACATAGTGACGGATTGGAGCGGTAAGGCCATATGTATTATTCGCACAACCAATGTGCAGATCCTCCCGCTGAACGAGGTCACGGAGGTTCATGCAAGAATTGAAGGTGAGGGAGACGGCTCGCTTGATTGGTGGCACAAGGCTCATTGGGACTATTACCATCACGAGCTCCAGGGAACTGGCTATGAGCCCAGGCCTGAAATGCCTATCGTCTTTCAAGAGTTTGAGCGCATATTTCCGGCAGGCGCTGCCTAA
- a CDS encoding ABC transporter ATP-binding protein: MLVLQQVSIAYGQATVVKDVSLTLQQGQIGCLLGPSGCGKTSLLRAIAGFEPVHTGSVLLADTILSEPGKMMNPEQRRIGMVFQDFALFPHLTVAQNIAFGLKKMPKAQQQQVVAELLALVGLPTLGERYVHQLSGGQQQRVALARALAPEPDVLLLDEPFSGLDADLREALAQDIRAIIKLRGISALMVTHDQFEAFAMADQIGVMQHGKLQQWGSAYELYHQPANRFVADFVGHGALLKGEVLADDKVYTALGVFAQTQSDFPSGVTVDLLVRPDDIVHDDQSGFTAKVVGKSFRGSHILYSLELEGAEQVYCLAPSHHDHQLQSRIGIKLELDHLVLFQRQRLVD, encoded by the coding sequence GTGCTGGTTTTACAACAAGTTTCCATAGCTTATGGCCAGGCTACTGTGGTCAAAGATGTGAGTCTCACTTTGCAACAAGGCCAGATAGGTTGTTTGTTAGGGCCTTCCGGCTGCGGCAAAACCAGTTTATTACGAGCTATTGCAGGTTTTGAACCTGTGCACACAGGTTCTGTACTGTTGGCTGATACAATCTTGTCTGAGCCCGGCAAGATGATGAATCCTGAGCAGCGCCGTATAGGTATGGTATTTCAGGATTTCGCGCTTTTTCCGCATCTGACAGTGGCGCAAAATATTGCCTTTGGATTAAAGAAAATGCCAAAAGCACAGCAGCAACAGGTAGTGGCCGAACTGCTAGCTTTAGTAGGCTTGCCCACTTTGGGCGAGCGTTATGTGCATCAGCTGTCTGGTGGTCAGCAGCAGCGGGTGGCTTTAGCCCGGGCTTTAGCACCAGAGCCAGACGTCCTGTTATTGGATGAACCTTTCTCCGGTTTGGATGCTGATTTACGTGAAGCATTGGCACAGGATATCCGCGCTATTATCAAGCTGCGGGGAATCAGCGCCTTGATGGTGACTCATGATCAGTTTGAAGCTTTTGCGATGGCTGATCAGATAGGCGTGATGCAACATGGCAAGCTGCAGCAGTGGGGCAGTGCTTATGAGCTATATCATCAGCCAGCCAATAGATTTGTGGCGGACTTTGTTGGGCACGGTGCTTTACTCAAAGGCGAAGTGTTAGCAGACGATAAGGTGTATACGGCCTTAGGTGTTTTTGCCCAGACTCAGTCGGATTTTCCATCTGGTGTCACAGTAGATTTGCTGGTGCGACCGGACGATATAGTGCATGACGATCAAAGTGGTTTTACTGCCAAAGTTGTTGGCAAATCATTCCGTGGCTCGCATATTTTATATAGCCTGGAATTAGAAGGGGCAGAGCAGGTGTATTGTTTAGCGCCGAGCCATCATGATCATCAGTTGCAAAGCCGCATTGGCATTAAGCTGGAGTTGGATCATTTGGTGTTATTTCAGCGGCAAAGATTGGTGGACTAA
- a CDS encoding substrate-binding periplasmic protein, whose amino-acid sequence MKWIIRLWLLVLSFSFSVQAEALRIVSSEFVPHNGENLPNQGHAVQLVREIFAAQQQDIQIDFLPWPRALLQAKQGEAAAIVSVWFDAERAGYLHYPTPLYTNYLKFYHSTANPIAFTELNQLAKRPLRLGVVRGYSYPQAIKALPFEWIEVNTDLESMKMLALGRVDLVICEQMVAEYLLATELAEYSTQLSSTGPVVEARPVYLAFSKAYPGALLMQQKFEQGLQKLKQQHRLELLQPDY is encoded by the coding sequence ATGAAGTGGATCATCAGGTTGTGGTTGCTTGTGCTGAGCTTCAGCTTCTCTGTACAGGCAGAAGCGCTGCGTATTGTCAGTAGTGAGTTTGTGCCACACAACGGGGAAAACCTGCCCAATCAGGGGCATGCAGTTCAATTAGTCAGAGAAATTTTTGCCGCTCAGCAGCAGGACATACAGATAGACTTTTTGCCATGGCCCCGTGCTTTGTTGCAAGCCAAACAAGGTGAAGCTGCGGCTATTGTCAGCGTCTGGTTTGACGCAGAACGAGCAGGATATCTGCATTACCCCACACCGCTTTATACCAACTACCTGAAGTTTTATCACAGCACAGCAAATCCAATCGCCTTTACCGAACTAAATCAATTGGCGAAAAGGCCACTCCGATTGGGGGTTGTAAGGGGATACAGCTATCCGCAAGCCATCAAAGCCTTACCTTTTGAGTGGATAGAAGTAAACACAGATCTCGAATCCATGAAAATGTTGGCCTTGGGTAGGGTGGATTTAGTGATTTGCGAACAAATGGTAGCCGAATATTTACTGGCAACAGAACTGGCCGAATACAGCACTCAACTAAGCTCTACCGGACCTGTAGTTGAAGCAAGACCGGTGTACCTGGCCTTCTCGAAAGCATATCCTGGGGCACTGTTGATGCAGCAAAAGTTTGAACAGGGTCTGCAAAAACTGAAGCAACAGCACCGACTTGAACTGCTGCAGCCCGACTATTAG
- a CDS encoding E22 family MetX-like putative esterase: MMKLWFGFMLLFSSLVQAAELPLVQKQQLELTRFTTQNGVALKQVKVGWEAYGKLNADKSNVILITHYFSGTSHAAGKYRATDAAPGYWDKIIGPGKAIDTNKFYVLSVDSLANLNAFSPDVITTGPASVNPDTGKAYGLSFPVVTIRDFVEVQKALLDKLGIEKLYAVIGPSMGSFQAIEWAVSYPDKVERLLPVIGTAYIDSFSAVRLERWAQPIKQDPDWNKGAYPLTQQPQGLTRALAYVIQDALNPELFNQTYPAPALDNAIHQDIQAELPAWNQLITTAKQRSAQMDANSLLYLVRASQLWRAGMGDNWQQKLKSVKAKTLWLPATGDLLLTPAMTKHSKDQMPGAGYEEIAGQAGHLDGLLNIQSKAEQIRTFLAQ, encoded by the coding sequence ATGATGAAACTATGGTTTGGTTTTATGCTGCTATTCAGCAGCCTTGTTCAGGCAGCAGAGCTGCCTTTAGTACAAAAACAGCAGCTGGAACTGACGCGCTTTACCACTCAAAATGGTGTGGCTTTAAAGCAGGTTAAAGTGGGCTGGGAAGCTTATGGCAAGCTCAATGCCGATAAATCCAATGTCATTTTAATCACCCATTATTTTTCCGGCACTTCCCATGCTGCAGGCAAATACCGCGCTACAGATGCAGCGCCAGGCTACTGGGACAAAATTATCGGTCCTGGTAAAGCCATAGATACCAACAAATTCTATGTACTGAGTGTCGACAGTCTGGCCAACCTGAATGCTTTTTCACCCGACGTGATCACCACAGGCCCAGCCAGTGTTAATCCGGATACAGGCAAAGCTTATGGCCTGAGTTTTCCTGTCGTCACCATTCGCGATTTTGTCGAAGTGCAAAAAGCCCTGCTGGACAAACTCGGCATTGAAAAACTCTATGCTGTGATAGGCCCTTCAATGGGTTCCTTTCAGGCCATTGAATGGGCTGTCAGTTATCCGGATAAAGTAGAACGTTTACTACCCGTGATAGGCACAGCTTATATCGACAGTTTTAGTGCTGTGCGACTGGAGCGCTGGGCTCAGCCTATTAAACAGGACCCGGACTGGAACAAAGGCGCTTATCCATTAACACAGCAACCACAAGGGTTAACGCGGGCTTTAGCTTATGTGATTCAGGATGCACTGAACCCGGAATTATTTAATCAAACCTATCCTGCCCCCGCTTTGGACAACGCTATTCATCAGGATATTCAGGCCGAACTACCAGCCTGGAACCAGCTGATCACCACCGCAAAACAACGCTCTGCCCAGATGGATGCCAATTCGTTGTTGTATCTGGTAAGAGCTTCGCAGTTATGGCGAGCTGGTATGGGTGATAACTGGCAACAGAAGCTCAAAAGTGTCAAAGCTAAAACCTTATGGTTACCCGCAACAGGTGATTTATTACTGACGCCAGCTATGACAAAACACAGTAAAGATCAGATGCCTGGCGCTGGCTACGAAGAGATTGCGGGTCAGGCAGGTCATCTAGACGGGCTTTTGAATATTCAGAGCAAAGCAGAACAAATACGGACCTTTTTAGCTCAGTAA
- a CDS encoding Fe(3+) ABC transporter substrate-binding protein — MKFWQKSLVAAALTAATLAQAAEVNVYSGRQEELLKPMLDQFSKDTGIKVNLITGKPDELISRMQSEGRNSPADLLISTDVGRLYRAEVQGLLQPIDSKVLTDAIPAGLRDPKQQWFGLTKRARPIMYVPGKVKPEQLSTIEDLADPKWKGKICVRSSDNIYNQSMVAALIAQLGEEKTQAWANGFVKNFAQPPKGGDRDQIKAAAAGVCDIAIANTYYLGGMFDDAGDKAAAEAVKVFWPNQQDRGAHINISGAGVAKYAPNKAEAIKLLEYMVKPESQSWYAVTNHEYPVVVDVKWSQRLESFGQFKAEQLQLSTLGELNAKAIQVMDKAGWK; from the coding sequence ATGAAATTCTGGCAAAAATCTTTAGTGGCTGCGGCCTTAACAGCCGCGACTTTGGCACAGGCTGCAGAAGTGAATGTGTATTCTGGCCGTCAGGAAGAATTGCTAAAACCTATGCTGGATCAATTCAGCAAGGACACTGGTATTAAAGTGAATTTGATCACCGGCAAGCCGGATGAACTGATTAGCCGCATGCAAAGTGAAGGTCGCAACAGCCCGGCAGACTTGCTAATTAGCACAGACGTCGGCCGTTTATATCGCGCCGAAGTGCAGGGTTTATTGCAGCCTATCGATTCAAAGGTACTGACCGACGCTATTCCGGCAGGTTTACGTGACCCAAAACAGCAGTGGTTTGGTTTAACTAAACGCGCCCGTCCAATCATGTATGTGCCGGGTAAAGTGAAACCAGAACAGTTAAGCACTATCGAAGATTTGGCCGACCCAAAATGGAAAGGCAAAATCTGCGTGCGCTCGTCCGACAATATTTATAACCAGTCGATGGTGGCGGCTTTAATAGCTCAGCTGGGTGAAGAAAAAACTCAGGCCTGGGCCAATGGCTTTGTCAAAAACTTCGCTCAGCCGCCAAAAGGTGGAGACCGCGACCAAATCAAAGCAGCGGCTGCTGGTGTTTGTGATATCGCCATAGCCAACACCTATTATTTAGGTGGTATGTTTGATGATGCTGGTGATAAAGCTGCAGCTGAAGCGGTGAAAGTATTCTGGCCAAATCAGCAGGACCGTGGCGCTCATATCAATATCTCTGGTGCTGGTGTCGCTAAATATGCGCCGAACAAAGCAGAAGCCATAAAGCTATTGGAATATATGGTGAAGCCTGAAAGCCAAAGCTGGTACGCCGTGACTAACCATGAGTATCCGGTAGTGGTTGATGTAAAGTGGAGCCAACGCCTTGAATCTTTTGGGCAATTTAAGGCTGAGCAGTTACAATTATCGACTTTAGGCGAATTAAATGCGAAAGCAATTCAGGTGATGGACAAGGCGGGCTGGAAGTAA
- a CDS encoding PH domain-containing protein translates to MLNTDRPEQLAATEHWQRSSIWALLPLLVKAITQWVGVILGGAYLSFSDRFQAYAPYGITALALLIFGSAVLNWRYTLFRVSAQGIELRRGLLQKEHLLLANSRIQELQVQQPFYFRPLRLFTVSLDSAGSQQQEFYLTGLTSQQLALLQGGMQVDQALPSTPFFRIWLATLYNKHLWLPLLAVFGAVQSQFDGELFELWFAQGREVLQQSGREQSFTLQIAASLILLLLVVLVLVLMTWIWLYPQRFLRDGQQLQLLQGTLLKKSLRIQTKRVQMLTVSQPWLARFLGHFSLIFHGFTNSQEQKSKFALLGQTGDDINQQLQAQQLLALSDIQQLPLQRYVPAYFRRLLLLRGIIILLLSLLAVVLWQSEVIALSTGAAALFAAALWLLGDLWAYRRWHGFCVQDQVLYLWHGGLGQFWQIVPLQQVQKVQLVQSLFFHRQQLVQVNFSTANGSVTLAAIPNQQAQELYTQVLQLRPEFGHGLLAVSGRIDAE, encoded by the coding sequence ATGCTGAACACTGATAGGCCAGAACAGTTGGCGGCAACTGAGCATTGGCAGCGCAGTTCTATCTGGGCCTTGCTGCCTTTGCTGGTGAAAGCTATAACGCAATGGGTTGGCGTGATCCTGGGTGGGGCCTATTTGTCCTTTAGCGATAGGTTTCAGGCTTATGCACCCTATGGGATAACGGCTCTGGCACTGCTGATATTCGGCAGTGCGGTGCTAAACTGGCGCTATACCCTGTTTCGTGTCTCTGCTCAAGGTATTGAGCTGCGCCGTGGTTTGCTGCAAAAAGAACATCTGCTGTTGGCGAATTCGCGTATTCAGGAACTACAGGTTCAACAACCTTTTTACTTCAGGCCACTGCGGTTATTTACAGTCAGTCTTGATAGTGCCGGTAGTCAGCAACAGGAGTTTTATCTGACCGGCTTGACGTCGCAGCAACTTGCTTTGTTGCAAGGGGGGATGCAGGTTGATCAGGCTCTGCCTTCCACGCCATTTTTTCGGATTTGGTTGGCGACTTTATACAACAAGCATTTGTGGTTACCACTACTGGCTGTCTTTGGTGCGGTCCAGTCGCAGTTTGATGGCGAACTCTTTGAACTTTGGTTTGCTCAGGGCCGTGAGGTGTTGCAACAATCAGGGCGAGAACAGAGTTTCACCTTGCAAATAGCGGCCAGCCTGATCCTATTGCTGCTGGTGGTTTTGGTGTTAGTGCTGATGACCTGGATTTGGCTTTATCCACAGCGTTTTTTGCGTGATGGCCAGCAGTTACAGCTGCTCCAGGGCACTTTGCTGAAAAAGTCGCTGCGCATCCAGACGAAAAGGGTGCAGATGCTCACTGTCAGTCAGCCCTGGCTGGCGCGGTTTTTGGGTCATTTTTCACTTATTTTTCATGGTTTCACCAATTCTCAGGAACAGAAAAGTAAGTTTGCTCTGTTAGGCCAGACAGGTGATGACATCAATCAGCAATTGCAGGCACAGCAGCTTTTGGCCTTATCCGATATCCAGCAGTTACCCTTGCAGCGTTATGTTCCGGCTTATTTCCGGCGCTTGTTGTTGCTCCGGGGCATCATCATTTTGCTGCTTAGTTTGCTCGCGGTTGTATTGTGGCAAAGCGAAGTTATTGCTTTGAGTACGGGCGCTGCGGCTTTGTTTGCTGCTGCACTGTGGTTGCTTGGTGATCTATGGGCCTACCGTCGTTGGCATGGATTCTGTGTGCAGGATCAGGTGTTGTATCTGTGGCATGGTGGTCTTGGTCAGTTCTGGCAAATAGTGCCGCTGCAGCAGGTACAAAAAGTACAGCTGGTGCAGTCGTTGTTTTTTCACCGGCAGCAACTGGTGCAGGTTAACTTCAGTACAGCTAATGGCAGTGTGACGCTGGCCGCTATCCCAAATCAGCAAGCACAGGAGCTTTATACGCAAGTACTGCAGTTGCGGCCTGAGTTTGGTCATGGTCTGCTTGCTGTATCGGGCCGTATTGATGCTGAATAA